Proteins encoded together in one Shewanella acanthi window:
- the chrA gene encoding chromate efflux transporter, which produces MQLIFLRFLILGLTGFGGPAAHIGYFRQTFVNELNWLDDKRFASFIALSQLMPGPSSSQLGFAIGYHRGGIFGALCAFAGFTLPSFVLMYLLAISTAAWLGNSYLQGVVHGLKLLAVVVVADALLSMFQQFCQRRLTRFLMLASACCLLIFPSLWMQMGLILLAASIGAWRSGGAKDSSVEPSQISLNYRYLGLFLLLFTASFFIGRLSSGAEVFGEFYRAGSLVFGGGHVVLPLLESLIGDSVSSDRFLTGYAFAQSVPGPMFSFASFLGAEILIDSPFIGACIATLGIFLPGFLLMLVGLNCWHVLAARPTFAGAIAGVNAAVVGFLAAVLYQPVFIQAVLSPLDMALVLVGFGLLRLVRPTILLLVFAFAVLGFLRSFIG; this is translated from the coding sequence ATGCAACTTATTTTCTTACGTTTTTTAATCTTAGGGTTAACCGGTTTTGGTGGTCCTGCAGCCCACATTGGGTACTTTCGCCAAACCTTTGTAAACGAATTGAACTGGCTCGATGATAAGCGCTTCGCCAGCTTTATCGCCCTTAGCCAATTGATGCCTGGCCCAAGTTCGAGCCAATTAGGTTTTGCCATCGGTTATCACAGGGGCGGGATTTTTGGCGCCTTATGCGCATTTGCAGGTTTCACCTTACCCTCTTTTGTATTGATGTATCTGCTCGCCATCAGCACTGCGGCTTGGCTAGGCAATAGCTATTTACAGGGTGTCGTTCATGGCTTAAAGCTGCTGGCTGTCGTGGTTGTCGCCGATGCGCTGCTCAGCATGTTTCAGCAGTTTTGCCAGCGGCGATTAACTCGTTTTTTGATGTTAGCGAGTGCCTGTTGCCTATTAATCTTCCCATCACTTTGGATGCAAATGGGACTGATTCTATTAGCCGCATCGATTGGTGCATGGCGTAGTGGCGGTGCTAAAGACTCTTCGGTCGAACCTTCTCAAATTAGTCTTAACTACCGTTACTTAGGGCTGTTTCTGTTGCTATTTACAGCCAGTTTTTTTATTGGTCGATTGAGTTCAGGCGCAGAGGTTTTTGGGGAGTTTTATCGCGCGGGAAGTTTGGTATTTGGTGGTGGTCATGTGGTGCTGCCACTGCTCGAATCTCTGATTGGCGATTCTGTGAGTAGCGATAGGTTTTTAACGGGTTATGCCTTTGCTCAATCTGTTCCAGGGCCGATGTTTTCCTTCGCCAGTTTCCTTGGCGCCGAAATCCTCATCGATAGTCCATTTATCGGTGCTTGTATTGCCACCCTTGGCATATTTTTACCTGGTTTTTTACTCATGCTAGTGGGGCTAAATTGCTGGCATGTTTTAGCGGCAAGGCCAACGTTTGCTGGCGCAATAGCGGGTGTTAACGCCGCTGTAGTAGGTTTTTTAGCCGCGGTATTATACCAACCCGTATTTATTCAGGCGGTATTGTCCCCCCTCGATATGGCGCTTGTATTAGTTGGCTTTGGCCTATTGAGATTAGTTAGACCAACCATTTTGCTGCTCGTATTCGCTTTTGCTGTATTAGGTTTTTTGCGGAGTTTTATTGGTTAA
- a CDS encoding dienelactone hydrolase family protein codes for MTSQLCPDKTATRANTTARPIPQEAFDWYDEYAHGVIDRREFMKRLAGLVALGYSMTALTGALMPNYAMAEQINFNDPNILPSYVKFPSPEGFGEGRGYLVIPNSLLIAGKEAGEPKTLDPTKKAPVVLVVHENRGLNPYIEDVARRLAAKGYIAFAPDALYSLGGYPGNDDTGRAMQASLDRSKIEQDFIAAARFLKAHPNSNGKLGAVGFCFGGYIVNMLAATIPDELAAGVPFYGTPAAKELRAKVKGPLMLQFAELDQRVNDTWPEYEAQLKANQADYVAYLYPKVNHGFHNDSTGRYDEATAEFAWERTLAYFGKYLNP; via the coding sequence ATGACATCCCAACTTTGCCCCGATAAAACCGCTACGCGAGCCAATACAACTGCTCGTCCTATCCCGCAGGAAGCCTTCGATTGGTACGATGAATATGCCCATGGTGTAATCGATAGGCGCGAGTTTATGAAGCGTCTCGCAGGACTTGTGGCCCTCGGCTATAGCATGACGGCGCTAACGGGTGCCTTGATGCCAAACTATGCCATGGCCGAGCAGATCAATTTCAATGATCCTAACATCCTGCCAAGTTATGTGAAGTTCCCATCCCCAGAGGGTTTTGGCGAGGGCCGTGGCTATTTGGTTATTCCCAATAGTCTGTTGATCGCAGGCAAAGAAGCGGGTGAACCTAAAACCCTCGATCCCACCAAGAAAGCGCCCGTAGTGCTGGTGGTGCATGAGAACCGAGGACTCAATCCCTACATTGAAGATGTTGCCCGTCGCCTCGCCGCTAAGGGCTATATCGCCTTCGCACCCGATGCGCTTTACAGCCTCGGCGGATACCCTGGCAATGACGATACCGGCCGCGCCATGCAGGCCAGTCTTGACAGAAGTAAAATCGAGCAGGATTTTATTGCCGCCGCGCGCTTTTTAAAGGCTCATCCTAATAGCAATGGCAAACTCGGCGCCGTCGGTTTCTGCTTCGGTGGCTATATAGTCAATATGCTGGCCGCGACTATTCCCGATGAGTTAGCCGCCGGTGTTCCTTTCTATGGCACCCCTGCGGCCAAAGAGCTGCGTGCAAAGGTGAAAGGTCCATTAATGTTGCAGTTTGCTGAATTGGATCAAAGGGTGAATGACACTTGGCCTGAATACGAAGCGCAGCTTAAAGCTAATCAAGCCGACTATGTGGCCTATCTCTATCCCAAGGTAAATCATGGGTTTCATAATGACTCGACAGGCCGTTATGACGAGGCAACGGCAGAATTCGCCTGGGAGAGGACTCTGGCGTATTTTGGGAAATACTTAAATCCCTAA
- the lysS gene encoding lysine--tRNA ligase — protein MTEQVQDENKLIAERRAKLESIRPNCSANAHPNTFRRTHKAAELQATYGQNTKEELEALGFKTSIAGRIMAKRGPFLVIQDVSGRIQAYAEKGVQADLKDRYQGLDIGDIIGVTGQLHLSGKGDLYVNMEEYQLLTKALRPLPEKFHGLTDQETRYRQRYVDLIVNEESRQAFMMRSKVVAAIRNFMIKKEFMEVETPMMHVIPGGASARPFITHHNALDMPMYLRIAPELYLKRLVVGGFERVFEINRNFRNEGLSPRHNPEFTMMEFYMAYADYKDLMDLTEELLSSIAIELLGSAQMPYGEHTVDFGGPYARLSMLEAIQKYNPDNATIQAMTYEQVKDLEFMRELAISLGIKIEKFWTCGQLLEEIFGETAEWQLMQPTFITGYPADISPLARRNDDNHFITDRFEFFIGGREVANGFSELNDAEDQDSRFKAQVDAKDAGDDEAMFYDADYITALEHGLPPTAGQGIGIDRLVMLFTNTHTIRDVILFPAMRPQA, from the coding sequence ATGACTGAACAAGTACAAGATGAAAACAAACTGATCGCCGAGCGCCGTGCCAAGCTAGAAAGCATTCGCCCGAACTGCAGCGCTAATGCTCACCCTAATACCTTCCGTCGCACCCACAAAGCGGCTGAGTTACAGGCGACTTACGGTCAAAACACGAAGGAAGAACTCGAAGCCTTAGGTTTTAAAACCAGCATCGCTGGCCGTATCATGGCAAAACGCGGTCCATTCTTGGTAATTCAAGACGTGTCAGGTCGAATCCAAGCCTACGCTGAAAAGGGCGTACAAGCGGATCTGAAAGACAGATACCAAGGTCTGGATATCGGTGACATCATCGGCGTAACCGGTCAACTGCACTTGTCTGGCAAAGGCGATCTGTACGTGAACATGGAAGAGTACCAACTGCTGACTAAAGCGCTGCGTCCTCTGCCTGAAAAATTCCACGGCTTAACCGACCAAGAAACCCGTTACCGCCAACGTTACGTTGACTTAATCGTTAACGAAGAGTCTCGTCAAGCCTTTATGATGCGCTCTAAAGTGGTTGCAGCTATCCGTAACTTCATGATCAAAAAAGAGTTCATGGAAGTTGAAACCCCAATGATGCACGTGATCCCAGGCGGCGCTTCAGCCCGTCCATTTATCACTCACCACAACGCGCTGGACATGCCAATGTACCTGCGTATCGCCCCTGAGTTGTATCTCAAGCGTTTAGTGGTTGGTGGTTTTGAGCGTGTATTCGAAATCAACCGTAACTTCCGTAACGAAGGTCTGTCGCCACGCCACAACCCAGAATTCACTATGATGGAATTCTATATGGCCTACGCCGACTACAAAGATCTGATGGACTTAACCGAAGAGCTATTAAGCTCTATCGCGATTGAGCTATTAGGCAGCGCGCAAATGCCATACGGCGAGCACACCGTTGATTTCGGTGGTCCATATGCCCGTCTGAGCATGTTAGAAGCGATTCAGAAGTACAATCCTGATAACGCAACTATCCAGGCTATGACCTACGAGCAAGTGAAAGATCTCGAATTCATGCGTGAACTGGCTATCAGCCTTGGCATTAAGATCGAGAAGTTCTGGACCTGTGGTCAGCTATTAGAAGAAATCTTCGGTGAAACCGCTGAATGGCAATTAATGCAGCCTACCTTCATCACTGGCTACCCAGCGGACATTTCGCCACTGGCACGTCGTAACGATGACAACCACTTCATCACCGACCGTTTTGAGTTCTTCATCGGTGGCCGTGAAGTGGCTAACGGTTTCAGCGAATTAAACGATGCTGAAGATCAGGACAGCCGCTTTAAAGCGCAGGTTGATGCGAAAGACGCCGGTGACGACGAAGCCATGTTCTACGATGCAGACTACATCACTGCATTAGAGCACGGTTTACCACCAACAGCGGGTCAAGGTATCGGTATTGACCGTTTAGTGATGCTATTCACTAACACTCACACTATCCGTGACGTGATCCTGTTCCCAGCGATGCGCCCACAGGCTTGA
- a CDS encoding methyl-accepting chemotaxis protein, which yields MFNLSLRNKLLLLSLFPLLLALIILMSISYYVEKGALAEEIVTFRTKLVDERKQQIKEATQIAAGIVEYQLSLKDKGDVNQALRNIRFGSAGYFFIYDSQGKNLFHALLPELEGQNKIDMTDPRGTKIIVGLLEAAQRGDGNFSFYFQKPNTNEQIEKLGFSMMIPGTDWMLGTGAYIDDIEADVEKYSDTVTERMASKSMMILFIAFILILVTVLIILVSAHRMVIPIKHMADSLNDIAKGEGDLTKRLDVEGSDEIAQLGQSFNLFVDKLQTIIGEVANATDKVKMAAISIQGQTEAMASQLISHNNETDQVVTAITEMSSTASEVAQNTTQVAEATHAATGDVANAQRCVDASLEEISVLMEQINHAAGNIKSLSAQSQKINSVLSVIGGIAEQTNLLALNAAIEAARAGEQGRGFAVVADEVRNLASRTQASTLEINEMLSELHKLVSLAVKTMDESQQSCVRSVESSRAISESLGSVTSAVTAINDMSTQIATAATEQSSVTEEINRNVYAIQDIVNELLHSSEEAAKVSQTVSQEGMLLGNLVGQFKI from the coding sequence ATGTTTAATCTGAGTCTACGTAACAAATTATTACTATTATCGCTGTTTCCCCTGCTGCTTGCCCTCATCATTTTGATGTCCATTTCCTATTATGTCGAAAAGGGGGCCTTGGCGGAGGAAATTGTGACCTTCAGGACTAAATTAGTTGATGAGCGAAAGCAACAAATCAAAGAGGCGACACAAATTGCCGCGGGGATTGTCGAGTACCAATTATCACTTAAGGATAAGGGCGATGTGAATCAAGCCCTGCGAAATATTCGTTTTGGCAGCGCGGGGTATTTCTTCATTTATGACTCCCAAGGTAAAAACCTCTTTCATGCCCTGTTACCTGAGCTCGAAGGTCAAAATAAAATTGATATGACCGACCCCCGCGGTACTAAAATCATTGTCGGTTTACTGGAAGCTGCGCAGCGGGGTGATGGTAACTTTTCCTTTTACTTCCAAAAGCCTAATACAAATGAGCAGATCGAGAAACTCGGCTTCTCTATGATGATCCCAGGCACAGATTGGATGTTAGGCACCGGGGCTTATATCGATGATATTGAGGCCGATGTGGAGAAGTACAGTGATACTGTGACCGAGCGAATGGCCAGTAAGTCGATGATGATACTGTTTATTGCTTTTATCCTTATCCTAGTGACTGTGTTGATTATTTTAGTGTCGGCCCACCGCATGGTGATTCCGATTAAGCATATGGCCGATAGCCTCAATGATATTGCCAAGGGAGAAGGGGATTTAACCAAGCGGTTAGATGTGGAAGGCAGCGACGAAATCGCCCAGTTAGGACAATCCTTCAACCTGTTTGTCGATAAATTACAGACCATTATCGGCGAGGTTGCTAATGCCACCGACAAGGTCAAAATGGCGGCTATCAGCATTCAGGGGCAAACCGAGGCGATGGCGAGTCAATTAATTAGCCATAACAACGAAACCGACCAAGTGGTGACCGCCATTACCGAAATGTCGTCGACGGCAAGCGAAGTCGCACAAAATACCACTCAGGTGGCCGAAGCAACCCATGCAGCGACGGGCGATGTGGCTAATGCCCAGCGCTGTGTTGATGCTTCTTTAGAAGAAATCTCTGTGCTGATGGAGCAGATAAACCATGCTGCGGGTAACATCAAATCCCTCAGTGCCCAATCGCAAAAAATTAACAGCGTACTTTCAGTGATTGGTGGCATTGCCGAGCAGACTAATTTGCTTGCATTAAATGCAGCTATTGAGGCCGCGCGTGCCGGAGAGCAGGGGCGTGGTTTTGCGGTGGTAGCCGATGAAGTGCGTAATTTGGCGAGTCGCACCCAAGCCAGTACATTGGAAATCAATGAAATGCTTTCTGAGCTGCACAAGTTGGTTTCCCTAGCGGTTAAGACGATGGATGAGAGCCAGCAGAGCTGCGTGCGGTCGGTGGAATCTTCCCGCGCCATTTCTGAGAGCCTAGGTTCGGTCACCTCGGCGGTGACTGCAATTAATGACATGAGTACACAAATTGCAACCGCGGCAACAGAACAAAGCTCTGTCACCGAGGAAATCAACCGTAATGTGTATGCAATTCAAGATATTGTGAATGAGTTACTCCATTCCAGCGAAGAGGCGGCTAAGGTGAGCCAAACGGTTTCACAGGAAGGAATGTTGCTGGGTAATTTAGTGGGCCAATTTAAGATTTAA
- the prfB gene encoding peptide chain release factor 2 (programmed frameshift), translated as MFEVNPVKFKIKELAERTQLLRGYLDYDAKHERLEEVSRELESSEVWNEPERAQALGKERASLEAVVKTINDMDAGLEDVEGLLELAVEEEDEDTFNETTKELDYLETRLAELEFRRMFSGQHDASDCYLDIQSGSGGTEAQDWANMVLRMYLRWGEAHGFSPELMEVTDGDVAGIKGATIKFTGEYAFGWLRTETGVHRLVRKSPFDSSGRRHTSFCSVFVYPEIDDDITIDINPADLRIDVYRASGAGGQHVNRTESAVRITHLPTNTVVQCQNDRSQHKNKDSAMKQLKAKLFELEMHKQNAEKQAAEDAKSDIGWGSQIRSYVLDDSRIKDLRTSVETRNTQAVLDGDLDKFIEASLKSGL; from the exons ATGTTTGAAGTTAATCCAGTAAAATTCAAAATTAAGGAGCTTGCCGAGCGTACGCAGCTTCTTAGGGGGTATCTT GACTACGATGCCAAGCATGAGCGTCTAGAAGAAGTCAGCCGTGAACTTGAAAGTTCCGAAGTGTGGAATGAGCCAGAACGTGCTCAAGCCCTAGGTAAAGAGCGCGCTAGCCTCGAAGCCGTAGTGAAAACCATCAACGATATGGACGCAGGTCTTGAAGATGTTGAAGGTTTGCTAGAGCTTGCCGTTGAAGAGGAAGATGAAGATACCTTCAACGAAACCACTAAGGAGCTGGATTATCTCGAGACCCGTCTGGCAGAACTCGAATTCCGCCGTATGTTCTCTGGCCAACACGATGCATCCGATTGTTACTTAGACATTCAATCGGGCAGTGGTGGTACCGAGGCGCAGGACTGGGCCAACATGGTACTGCGTATGTACCTGCGTTGGGGCGAAGCCCACGGTTTCAGCCCTGAACTGATGGAAGTCACCGACGGTGACGTGGCTGGTATTAAGGGCGCGACCATTAAATTTACCGGTGAATATGCCTTCGGCTGGTTACGAACTGAAACGGGCGTGCACCGTTTAGTGCGTAAATCGCCATTCGACTCTTCGGGTCGTCGCCATACGTCGTTCTGCTCGGTATTCGTTTACCCAGAAATTGACGATGACATTACCATCGATATCAATCCTGCTGACTTACGCATCGACGTTTACCGCGCCTCGGGTGCCGGTGGTCAGCACGTTAACCGAACCGAATCTGCGGTACGTATTACCCACTTACCGACCAACACGGTAGTGCAGTGCCAGAACGACCGTTCACAGCACAAGAACAAAGATTCGGCAATGAAACAGTTAAAAGCCAAACTGTTCGAATTAGAAATGCATAAGCAAAATGCGGAAAAGCAAGCGGCCGAAGATGCTAAATCTGACATCGGCTGGGGCAGCCAGATCCGTTCTTATGTATTGGATGATTCCCGTATTAAAGACTTACGCACTAGCGTGGAGACGCGCAATACCCAAGCAGTACTCGATGGCGATCTGGACAAGTTTATCGAAGCCAGTTTGAAATCTGGGCTGTAA
- the pbpG gene encoding D-alanyl-D-alanine endopeptidase translates to MKIPSLLGSFILMCGSLAVVPTAFSADSASVATKTPVSKAAANNSTSKHQEVAANSALVVDLKTNEILYSSNPDTVRPIASVTKLMTAMVVLDAKLPMDEKLDINIKDTKEMRGVYSRVRIGSVISRKEMLLLTLMSSENRAAASLAHHYPGGYKAFIRAMNDKAKALGMKNTRYVEPTGLSAKNVSSARDLVVLLKASQGYPMLGELSSTEKKTVTFAKPKYSLDFRNTNRLVSKDNWNIHLTKTGFTNPAGHCLVMRTEMAKRQVAFVVLDAYGKYTHLADANRVRNWLETGKVSPLPAEAKRYKKQRSQQLAKVSET, encoded by the coding sequence ATGAAGATCCCATCTTTACTTGGTAGTTTTATCCTGATGTGCGGCAGCCTTGCTGTTGTTCCGACAGCTTTTAGTGCCGATTCGGCCTCTGTCGCTACCAAAACCCCAGTGAGCAAAGCGGCTGCAAATAATAGCACCTCAAAACACCAGGAAGTCGCGGCAAACAGTGCGTTAGTGGTCGACCTAAAAACCAATGAAATTCTCTATTCAAGTAACCCTGATACGGTTCGCCCCATTGCCTCTGTCACAAAGTTGATGACAGCCATGGTCGTACTTGATGCCAAGCTGCCTATGGATGAAAAGCTGGATATCAATATTAAAGACACAAAGGAGATGCGCGGTGTTTATTCCCGTGTACGTATTGGCAGCGTGATCAGCCGTAAGGAAATGTTACTGCTGACATTAATGTCATCGGAAAACCGTGCGGCAGCCAGTTTAGCGCACCACTACCCTGGTGGTTATAAGGCGTTTATTCGGGCTATGAACGATAAGGCTAAAGCCCTTGGGATGAAGAATACCCGTTATGTTGAACCAACTGGGTTATCTGCTAAAAACGTCTCAAGTGCGCGCGATTTAGTGGTACTGCTTAAGGCGAGTCAGGGTTATCCAATGCTGGGTGAACTCAGTTCGACCGAAAAGAAAACAGTGACCTTTGCTAAGCCAAAATACAGCCTAGATTTCCGTAATACTAACCGTTTAGTCTCAAAGGATAACTGGAACATTCACTTGACTAAAACTGGCTTTACCAATCCTGCAGGCCATTGCCTGGTAATGCGTACCGAAATGGCGAAACGTCAGGTAGCTTTTGTGGTGCTCGATGCCTACGGTAAATACACCCATTTAGCGGATGCTAACCGAGTGAGAAACTGGTTAGAGACAGGCAAAGTCTCACCGCTGCCCGCCGAAGCGAAACGCTATAAAAAGCAGCGCAGCCAACAACTGGCAAAGGTAAGTGAAACCTAA